gcacaaccctagagtctgtcaagactggcccgtacgggcaggggtacctttacctttacctttaatcaggaGAAGGTGGGCATATGTCCATCTGCCTACATTACAGGTAAGATTATTAGGATAACCCAAGGTGTAATATAGTAAAAGGTTATATTGTTATATCCTCTCAACGTttcaagttaggctgagagactgctgAACCCAAGGTTACCTTGTATTGCGGATAAAAGCACATACCAGTACATTGCCTGGAAACAGGTATGTTTTTATTCTAGGATGCAtatttacaatttaaaatggtTCTAAATGGCCTATCTAGAGGTAGGAAATATCAGTGATTATTGTCACTTGGTCATCCAAGCCTAGGCTTATTTCATCAAATTGAAatgaaattcttttcttttttgtggaaaaaaataataaaagacaaTGACTTACATTTCTGTTGTGAGAAGCAACACTTCAAAATCTCTCATTACTTTTATTCTTTTCTACTTTGATCAGAAAAGTGAATTGCATGATTATTTTATTAAGTTGAGCATTCATgtaccagtattattattattttgggttgAATCCAGAATATTCCATCCACAAAAATAAGGGTTGACTGGAGGCAACTTTCACCAATGCTCTCTGCAGCTCCCCACACCATTTCAAATGCTGCAAAGTTCCCCCCACCTTCTGCAGCAGATTTAGCGTGGAAGTAGAGGGGGAAAGGAATTACTATTTTGCCTTCCATTCATGGTGGTTGAATGACTGGCTGATTAACCACTGCCTGTTAAGATGAGCCTCCTTTTATGCAATTAAGTCAGTCTATCTCTTCTACTGAGCAGTCCACACTTCATATTGTGTTGCATAGCTCCCAGGCTTTGAGTGGGGGGAGAGATGAATTGCAGGGGTAGGGAAGCCAAAAGATGTCAAAATGtctgattttaattttaaaatgagattaagtGTTCTACAGCCATAACATTTTGATACAAAGTTTGCCGTCCTGAAATTGCATCATGTCTatatttgaaaatgaaaaacaagaatTTACAACTCTGTAACTTTCACAGCTTTCATACCAATCACACTATAGCCTAGCCATTCTCAAACTGAAAGTTTAAATGTTAAATTTCATTTAACCTCTTCAATAAGTAAGGGGGAAATCTGTCATCTGCTGAAGCCTTTGCAAAGTTCATGAGGTTTTTAAATCATGAAGGGATGCTGCAGCAACTGTAGAGCAGTAGGTCGCTCATACTGGTCCCTGTTTGGAAAACAATGGGGAAAAATAGATTAATTTATTGTGAGTAATTGATATGCTTCTGTCAGCAACATAGATTTATTACTTGTATAGTAATAAATCCACTTTTGAAAAACTTGTCTATCTCATGGGACTAGGTGAGCATCAAAAAGTTGTGCTGGAgcttttatattcttttttaatGATTGAGGCTTCTTTCTGGTCATTTTGACATTTAAGGGTTTGATTCCTGACAGTTCTCAAATGGTTTTATGGCCTTTGCCTTGGACAAAAGGCTTTAGTTCTTattaaaagaaagggggaagcTAGAAAAGCATTTGCCTCTTCTCTTAAATAATGGTACCATCAGCCCAGTCTGACAGTTTATAAGTTTCAGACACTGCTACAAAAAAGTTGCAGATCATACTCCTATCCACTTTTACAGGGGACAAATGGTCCCAGACATGTGGAAGGGAGATATTCAGCCTTTCCTTATTTCAAGCAGAACTCTTTCCCAACCCTTATCTGCGAGTACCAAAGACGGGACCTTGGACCTTTTCTTTGCCATCTATGTGTCACACCATAGACCTGGTGCAATTTCCCTTACCTTTTTAAGGAACTCCTTGAACTACACATTTTACTTAAGGAAAAGATAATGATTAAAAGGATATCTCTTTAATATTTACAGATATTCAATATCTCTTTTAATATTAATAACTACTTACCTGGTGAAACACAGATGAACAAAATCTGCTGCTTTTGTCGAGCAATGGTTGGGTAAGGAAGGCATGATTCCCCTGTGAGCACCAATATAAAACATGGCTGCTATCCTATCCATGGAAGCCAGTGGTGGCTTTCCTGTGGCCATCTCAAATACAGTGCAGCCAATGCTCCAGATGTCTGATTTTCTCCCATAGCCAGATTCTTTTATCACTTCTGGTGCCATCCAATAAGGAGTGCCATGCACTGATTTCAGTGGTTCGCTGTGGGCATCAGTCAGACTTACATAGGCTAAGCGCTTTGCACATCCAAAGTCTATGAGCTTGATAACACCATTGGGCATCAGCATGACGTTGTTGCCTTTAATATCTCTGTGGACCACACAGTTTTCATGCAAGTATGCAACCCCTTGTAGAATCTGCTTCGTATATTTACAAAATACTATTTCAGGCAATGGCCCAAATCGATGAATAATACTGGAAATGGAACCACCTGGAACAAATTCCATGAAGATACTCACTATGTTGTCTTCTAAACTTGTTCCCAGGTACCCTACAATGTTGATGTGTGTTAGATTTTTCAAAATCTCAACTTCGTATTGCAGTTTCTGATATTCCTTCTCAGTCCCAATTTGGTCACAGGTACTCAGTGCTACTTGTTTCACAGCTATTAAATGTCCTTGGCTTGTAAGTCCACAATAAacctaaaaattaaaaatgtctatTTTGGTAGTGGAACTACAGATACATTCCTGTGTGCACACACATTAATATGTACTCACACATGCTGTTCTCATGCATCTAATTTAAATACAGTATAACTCATCCTGCTTAAATTATGTCTGCAGTTATATCTGGTATTCATTTATTTCCATAGAAAATATGACAAGGTAGTGTACCACATAAAATACTACAATAATagtaaaaacatcaacaacatATTAATGAAAATTGGTtgtcccacacacacaaaaaaatcataTTCCAAAGTCTGAGAGAATCGGCTTCTGGTATACTCTTCTGCTAAAGAAGAGACATGCCCAGTTCATATTTAAGCCCTTCTGAtcacaaaaaaatattctgtgtgAGCATATAATAGTTCTTCCATGAGCAAAAGAGGCACTTTCAAATCCAACCCACAATATTTAAAGGCCACCTCACTGGTGTTTGCCATGCAGGGCTTTTAGTGAGTGCCCTCATCTGAAAGCTATGAAGACATTGGCAGTAAAAAAGGccaacctttcttccatcataaaATTCAGTGAGGCATACACAGGCTTCATAGGTGGTCTTTCCATCTAAGCTCTGACCACACTCAGGCCTGCTTAACTCCCATGTTTGCTTTATAGGAGTTGCCATTGTATAACTGAACACCCTTTTCTTCCCTGCGCACCTGCTAAATTTGTTCTCGGGTTTCCCTCACCATCACCATCCTCCAAGCAGATTTGTGGAGAGTATGGGGTGTGCACTGTCTGGTGGAAGAGAGGGAGCAGCTCCATTCTCCAAATGTAAATTATTGCACTAAATGAATGAGGACACTGGATACTGCCCACAGTGTCTCCTCCCACCTGCCCTGGCAGACTCCTTCACAGTTCTCACCAATTTTGTGGTTCACCCAGAGATGAACCTCTGGATGGCTTCCCGAAATgcacaacagcatctggaagtctGCTCAGATAAGTTTTTGTCCTATCTAGTCCCATGACACAAAGCCCACTTGATTTCCTTTAGAGAAAGTAAAGCAGCTTTAATCAGGGATGCAATTGTGGTGGATTCTCAAGACCCACAATTGTACATTCTTTACTTTCTGCTTAGAAGCCAGTATattgctgggctgatgggagttgtagggcaaaacatttgaaggacaccatattggggggggtgtgtgtgtgcttgtttagAAGGACTGGAATTGTAATTAGGATTGATCAAGGTTTATTGATGCTAAAATGTCCTTTGGGAGATACAGTGAATACACTTTGAGATAACAGGGGTGTTATATATACTCCCCATGTAACTTACTGTGCCATAGGCTCCTTTTCCAAGGATTTCACCTTTGGTCCACAGGATAGGTCCTTCACTAGCTACATTGTTTTCTGAAAATGTAACCACATTTAGAAATCTATTTTCTCTACTGGATTCCAGGAAATCTGGAGAAAAATCCTGTAAAAAGAGGACAGAAGAGCAAACCAGAACACGTTGAATGAGATATAATGCAAAGAGAGGCTTGAGATCAGGGTCATTTATATAGTATGTTGAATAGACCTTATTTCTTTCCTGAGAGAGACAAAAACTCTTATCACAGCAGTCTTGAGATAAAAGATTGCTGCTATTTACAGTAACTTGGTGGTTGGATCTACTGAGTGCTGTTAGCACAGAATACTTAAACGGACCTTCACTTATAAGGATGGTGTACCTCTGAGTACCACATGCTGGAGAGAGCAGAGGAAAACCATTACCTTCTTGGTGTGCTTGTCAAAGTAAGAGacatctggactagatgggcattgaTTTGATCCAGCAGTACAATTAGTTTGTTCTGATTGCTATTTACAAATGGAAAGCTGAGGCTGAAAATAAAGAGTTGCCCAAGATTGCCTGAAGGATTTCTGAATGGTAAGAAATTGATTCCTAGATCTCAATGCAcaacatattttaaatatttgactGGCTTTCACTGTTCTATTGCTATTAAAGATACTTATAAAAACTTCAATAATTACCTTACAATTTCTAACACTTGCTGCGCTGTTTCCTTTACTCTCAGTGTTTCCATTTTGTACCACAGTATCTGCATTTTTTGTAGCTATTCTCAAACGGTTGTCATCTGCGCTATCGAGAGAGAGCAGCTCggatacagaacaacaaaacgaGTCTTCAGTTATTTCTTCACTGCAGATCAGAGTGTTTGGATATTCCTGGGAAACAGAGTTTGCAGGAAGGCAAGTCCGTTTGGTTGATAAGCCAACTTTTTCAACTTCTGGGCTTTGTGGAGGAGGTGAGTTTACTCTGTTTGAAAAACATAGTGCAGCGGGGTTCCTTTGATTATCATCACAGAACAAAACCTGATTTGCATCTAGATCCTCAAGGCAAGCAGTTGTTCCAATTTTCGCCTGCATTAAACTTTTGTTCTGTGCTACATTTATAAGTTCATTTGTATCTTTTGCATAGTTTAAGAAAGGAGCATATTCTGCATGAACTTTAACCTTCGGCCACAGTAATTCTTGAACATTGATGGCAAATGCTTTACTAATGAAAGCATCGCCAGCCTCTGAAGTGTGATCCAATGAGACTTCTTCAATAGTTGACAGATTTGAATTAGGAATGACTTCATTTTGTTGAGCGGGTAGAGTAAACTCGGTAGGAACTGGAAGCTGCTGATCATCATCTTCATGAAATGGTGCTGCACTCTTTATTTGCCCTTCTCTTTTAGGGTCAATCAcactttctttctgcttctgacAGCAACCCTCTAACCCAGATACCCCTCTTTGCCCCAAATCCTTCTCCTTCTGTTTAATGCCAAGGGAATTCTTGTGTGATTTGGGGCATGTTTTTTTCTGGGCATTTCTTattctgccactcttctttgcaCTGAGATGGTTATATTTATGTTTCATCGCAGTGCGCCTCCCAGCTGGAGCAGAGTGCACATTCCTGCAGGAACTGTTTTCACAGCCATGAGGCTCCCTGGAATATGCTGGAGTTCCAAACATTTCATAAATGCCCGGACCTTTGTCACTTGAATTTATTTCCTTGAACATGTCACTGTACTTCAGGTCTACAAATTCTACGGAAGACTGTGCTTGTCTTACAGGAAAAGGAGTAATGGTTTCTCCTGAGCTAGGGAAATGTTTGGAATTTCTGGGAAGCATCTGCTTTGGGGATTTCTGACTGCTTTGACCGAAGCGGCATTTCTCCTGCTGAAGGTGTTTATTCTGAAGCTTTGAGGAAACCCCAGTCTTTGCATGAGACAATCCTAGTCCTTGAGAATGAGAAGTGGGATTCTTTACCTTGTTAGCATGGTGTTGGATAGAACTCTTGCCCCAAAGAATAAAATCTTGAGGCATCTTGGTACACACACTAGCCTTTAGAGCCAAGGTGGTTCTGTTGCTGTTTACTTTACAATTTTCACTCCCTTTATGAGCAAAAATGTTGAAGCTGTGGCTTAAGTTAGTTGGCATGCTCTTTCTTTGAGCAGAGTGTCTAGAAACATGGGAGATCTGATCTGGTTCATGGCTAGATATTGTAATATGGCTAATGGGAGTTGCTTTCGTACTATTGCTTTCAGCAGCTTCAGACACAGTGACGTTTTCCATCATTCCCAGGTTGATTGCTGTACAAATACTGCTTTCAGATTGTTCAAGAACCATCAAAGTATTAGGAATAGTAATCACTGAAGCATGATGTTCTGTAACCTCGCTTTGAAGACTTGAATGCATATCagtatttcctggttcaatattcaTAGTATTTTTTGTACGTTCGTTCGGATCTGGTTTCACCTCTGATGATTCTGCTTTATTTGACTGTAGCTTAGGGCTGCCACTCCTCTTTGCAAAATATTTCCCCCAGTTCTTAGCTTTGGAACTATCTTGATGTCCCAAAGGAGAACATTCGTATTTTTCTGCTGTATGTACTACTTTGCTTTGGCTGAAGTAATCATCAGGATGGTCAAAACTACAGTCTTTGCTTGTAATACTTAAACTCTCAAAGGTTGCCAAAACCTGATGCATTTCACCACTGGATACTTCATTTCCTATATCTGCTCTATATCTGCCGCACTCAAACTGCGGTTCAGTTTCTTGGGCTTTGGAATATCGAAAGGTCATATGACAGTTATCCAGGGTGACTGAGTGTGGATCTCCAAAGACGGTGAAGCCATCTGTTATAATTTTGTGATTCTGGTCCTCAGACTGAGGGTCAGTATGCTTCGTAGGAACGGAATAGTGGTTCAAAATATTGGGCAGATTATTACAATCAGCATTTTTCTTGGCTTTGTCTTCTAAAGGAGGAAGCTGCACCATTCTTATAGGATGAAATGCCACTGGTGGTGATAGGTTGAGCTGAAAGTTTAGAAAAACCACCTATTAATGAATCAGTATTGTTTAGGAAGTTCTTAAATGAGTTCAAGCATGGATACCACTCAATAAGCGTGGCTGGAGAAataagccagatgggtggggtattaataataataataataataataataataataataataataataaagtagtgCTAATACTCAGTTTTACTTCTTAAGCCTTGCATCAGACATATAGTTTAGAATGGAGTCACTCATGTATACAGAATGGAGTCACCCATCTATACAGACAgtggagaagagggagagagagggagagagagcagagGGTGACTCCATTctaaactctttctctctctcaacaatTTTTCTGCCTTTGTTTTACCCTTTAGTCTTAGTATGTGAAAGCAAAGTGATATGGATTGGGTTCCAAAGGACTGAGCAGGCTTGTGGCAAGAGTTTTGTACTAcctttctttgttttatttcttcccATGTTCTTTTTTTTATGTTCTGCTAAGACTGGAAATTAGCTGTATTTGTcttattgtttgttttatatattataaTTTTGCTAGAACATAATTAGCCAAAACTTTGTATTCTGAATTGACCTGGCTTTTGTCTTCTTTGCCAGCCATCTGGCATATAGGGTTGCTGCCTCCTGCAGCATTATCTTTGTGCTTTAACAGTACAACTTAATCTGCGGTTTAATACTTGGATGGTTATACCATAGACAAGTTATTGATCTATCTTGCCTGCTGCTGATTCATCCTAACAGATAGAGGTTCTTGATAAGCCATAAACGTTCCTTGAATCTAGCCCTTCAGAGATGCAAAAGCATGTCTCCGCCATCACACTATGCTCAGTCACTTTTATGAGGAGAAGAAGTGAGACAGGAAATTATTAAGTATAGGAAATTAACCTAttcccttttcttgagataaCTGTCACAATGTtgctaattaaaaaaagaaaacactgacTTTGGAACTTTCTTCCAATCAGATGATTAAAATAATTGGCTaaataaagagaaaaatagaataaaatgtaTGCTTACTTACAAAAGTATTTGAAGTCATCTGGCTCTATTACTTGTATTAACTGTGGCTGGGGCATCATCCGCATTCTGTCTGCAGATGACATCTGTTTTCCCTACATATGGTGATCAACTACACAAAGAGCTTTCTAATTACTATGGTTACCCTGAGCAGTGCATCCTCTTTCCAGAGCAAAGCCACGAACCTTACAGTGTCATTTAATTGTATGATTACATGAAAGGAGGTTGCAGATTACAGGTGGTAACAATtatttcttaattaaaaaaaatctttaaaattataaaacaatatGCTGGGGGCACTCATTAGTagtgtatgctgatgacacccagatcTATTTCTCTGTAACAGCTGAATCAGAAAATGTCATAAATGTGATCTACTGAATTAAACTGATCTTTAAGATTTTCTGAGGATATCCTGCTGGTTATTACATGACCAGCAGATTGTCCCTTGGTGACCATATTGAAGTTGGTCTTCTAAGCTCTAAGCTCACCCTCTGGAATGCACTTCCTTGGGCAAAGGCGGTAATAACTTTCACCCACTCCTTAAAAGCTTGTATGTTTACCCACACTTTACTGGACTTTGACTCTTAATATTGTTTTGTACACTGTTCAGTTTTATATAGTTATatagatttgtttttatctttttgatCTAGTTTTGGGAGGTTTTATTGAATGTCATTTTCTTTTAGTCCTATGGTAAACCACGTCCACTTTTATGAAGTGGAAACTGTGTAAAGTTGATGGGGTCACACCTCTGAAAGTGCAGGTATGTAGCTTAGAGGTACTTATTGGATCCATTGGTGTTGCTTGAGGCATAAGTGCCCttggtggcacagagtgcctaccatcagcttcagctggtggcccagctatgctcctatcaggacagggatagcctaacttctgttgtccaTGTTCTTGTAACCTTTAGGTTAAATTATTGGATTATTTTCTACATACCTTTGATAATAGCTTGGCAACTTAAGCTGGTGCAGAACTCAGCAGCCAGGCTGGTCACCAGGGCAAAATAGTGTGAGCACACCACACCAATCCTGGCCTCACTGCACTGGCTACTAATTCATTTCTGGgagcaattcaaagtgctggttttgacctataaagcattatgtggctcaggaccccaatacctcagagactgcctcccccccccccatatgaaccaaccttgaccctgtgatcatcatctgatgcccttcttcatgtgctgcctccatgggaggtccagagggtggtagCATGAGAATGGGCTAGTGGtgtctccccatttgtggaaggtTCTCtccagggaagcttgcctggtgccaaaCTTACATATCTTAGGCGCCATGCAGAAACACTGCTTGTTCACCAGgactttaatttttaattatctATGGCCTTTTTGCATGAGTGGGATGTTTTAATTAAACTTTATAAAAATAGAATGTTAAAATATTTTTCTAATGCTGTCTTTAATGCATGCATATGTTTGTTtccttaaaatataaaataatgaacTATAAACTAATGTTGCTTACATTGTCTGCAAATGTCGAGGGAGCAAATCCAGTGCTATAACTTGTGCTTTCAAATACTTTTTCCATCCATCTTCTAAGTCAGTAGTCTTTAACTTGTCAAGAGCAAGGACTCACTCAAGATTCACACCTGGCACAACAACATGGACTTGCATCCGTGAGTCCCATGAACTGAGGGAAGAGAGAATGAAGTCCATATATCCAGAGTGAAGGTTAAAGGGACAGAGCCCATTCATCTGGTGGTGGAGCGCAATATGAGGAAGAATGAATTATGTTAAAGTATGCTGGTCTTCCACTCATTTATAAATCCCTGCCACCAACTGATGCATAATATGAATTTAGCCCAACACTGATTATTCTTATACAAATTGGACTCCCAATTGTGTCATTAACACAAAAAGTGCAAAATTCAATTAGCTAATAATACTATTAGTAAAATGTGCTCATATAATCTGTAACCCACTGAACTTCATATGCGAAAAagaggaaacaaaataaaaaatgaagtaaCATTGTGGTTCTGGCTTACCTGCAATTTGCTTCTCCCAACAATGACACTCCAAGCATGTTAGCTTATAGTTCCCCAGGTGT
The Podarcis muralis chromosome 1, rPodMur119.hap1.1, whole genome shotgun sequence DNA segment above includes these coding regions:
- the MAP3K19 gene encoding mitogen-activated protein kinase kinase kinase 19 isoform X2; the protein is MTSNTFLNLSPPVAFHPIRMVQLPPLEDKAKKNADCNNLPNILNHYSVPTKHTDPQSEDQNHKIITDGFTVFGDPHSVTLDNCHMTFRYSKAQETEPQFECGRYRADIGNEVSSGEMHQVLATFESLSITSKDCSFDHPDDYFSQSKVVHTAEKYECSPLGHQDSSKAKNWGKYFAKRSGSPKLQSNKAESSEVKPDPNERTKNTMNIEPGNTDMHSSLQSEVTEHHASVITIPNTLMVLEQSESSICTAINLGMMENVTVSEAAESNSTKATPISHITISSHEPDQISHVSRHSAQRKSMPTNLSHSFNIFAHKGSENCKVNSNRTTLALKASVCTKMPQDFILWGKSSIQHHANKVKNPTSHSQGLGLSHAKTGVSSKLQNKHLQQEKCRFGQSSQKSPKQMLPRNSKHFPSSGETITPFPVRQAQSSVEFVDLKYSDMFKEINSSDKGPGIYEMFGTPAYSREPHGCENSSCRNVHSAPAGRRTAMKHKYNHLSAKKSGRIRNAQKKTCPKSHKNSLGIKQKEKDLGQRGVSGLEGCCQKQKESVIDPKREGQIKSAAPFHEDDDQQLPVPTEFTLPAQQNEVIPNSNLSTIEEVSLDHTSEAGDAFISKAFAINVQELLWPKVKVHAEYAPFLNYAKDTNELINVAQNKSLMQAKIGTTACLEDLDANQVLFCDDNQRNPAALCFSNRVNSPPPQSPEVEKVGLSTKRTCLPANSVSQEYPNTLICSEEITEDSFCCSVSELLSLDSADDNRLRIATKNADTVVQNGNTESKGNSAASVRNCKDFSPDFLESSRENRFLNVVTFSENNVASEGPILWTKGEILGKGAYGTVYCGLTSQGHLIAVKQVALSTCDQIGTEKEYQKLQYEVEILKNLTHINIVGYLGTSLEDNIVSIFMEFVPGGSISSIIHRFGPLPEIVFCKYTKQILQGVAYLHENCVVHRDIKGNNVMLMPNGVIKLIDFGCAKRLAYVSLTDAHSEPLKSVHGTPYWMAPEVIKESGYGRKSDIWSIGCTVFEMATGKPPLASMDRIAAMFYIGAHRGIMPSLPNHCSTKAADFVHLCFTRDQYERPTALQLLQHPFMI
- the MAP3K19 gene encoding mitogen-activated protein kinase kinase kinase 19 isoform X3; this encodes MVQLPPLEDKAKKNADCNNLPNILNHYSVPTKHTDPQSEDQNHKIITDGFTVFGDPHSVTLDNCHMTFRYSKAQETEPQFECGRYRADIGNEVSSGEMHQVLATFESLSITSKDCSFDHPDDYFSQSKVVHTAEKYECSPLGHQDSSKAKNWGKYFAKRSGSPKLQSNKAESSEVKPDPNERTKNTMNIEPGNTDMHSSLQSEVTEHHASVITIPNTLMVLEQSESSICTAINLGMMENVTVSEAAESNSTKATPISHITISSHEPDQISHVSRHSAQRKSMPTNLSHSFNIFAHKGSENCKVNSNRTTLALKASVCTKMPQDFILWGKSSIQHHANKVKNPTSHSQGLGLSHAKTGVSSKLQNKHLQQEKCRFGQSSQKSPKQMLPRNSKHFPSSGETITPFPVRQAQSSVEFVDLKYSDMFKEINSSDKGPGIYEMFGTPAYSREPHGCENSSCRNVHSAPAGRRTAMKHKYNHLSAKKSGRIRNAQKKTCPKSHKNSLGIKQKEKDLGQRGVSGLEGCCQKQKESVIDPKREGQIKSAAPFHEDDDQQLPVPTEFTLPAQQNEVIPNSNLSTIEEVSLDHTSEAGDAFISKAFAINVQELLWPKVKVHAEYAPFLNYAKDTNELINVAQNKSLMQAKIGTTACLEDLDANQVLFCDDNQRNPAALCFSNRVNSPPPQSPEVEKVGLSTKRTCLPANSVSQEYPNTLICSEEITEDSFCCSVSELLSLDSADDNRLRIATKNADTVVQNGNTESKGNSAASVRNCKDFSPDFLESSRENRFLNVVTFSENNVASEGPILWTKGEILGKGAYGTVYCGLTSQGHLIAVKQVALSTCDQIGTEKEYQKLQYEVEILKNLTHINIVGYLGTSLEDNIVSIFMEFVPGGSISSIIHRFGPLPEIVFCKYTKQILQGVAYLHENCVVHRDIKGNNVMLMPNGVIKLIDFGCAKRLAYVSLTDAHSEPLKSVHGTPYWMAPEVIKESGYGRKSDIWSIGCTVFEMATGKPPLASMDRIAAMFYIGAHRGIMPSLPNHCSTKAADFVHLCFTRDQYERPTALQLLQHPFMI
- the MAP3K19 gene encoding mitogen-activated protein kinase kinase kinase 19 isoform X1, whose product is MEKVFESTSYSTGFAPSTFADNLNLSPPVAFHPIRMVQLPPLEDKAKKNADCNNLPNILNHYSVPTKHTDPQSEDQNHKIITDGFTVFGDPHSVTLDNCHMTFRYSKAQETEPQFECGRYRADIGNEVSSGEMHQVLATFESLSITSKDCSFDHPDDYFSQSKVVHTAEKYECSPLGHQDSSKAKNWGKYFAKRSGSPKLQSNKAESSEVKPDPNERTKNTMNIEPGNTDMHSSLQSEVTEHHASVITIPNTLMVLEQSESSICTAINLGMMENVTVSEAAESNSTKATPISHITISSHEPDQISHVSRHSAQRKSMPTNLSHSFNIFAHKGSENCKVNSNRTTLALKASVCTKMPQDFILWGKSSIQHHANKVKNPTSHSQGLGLSHAKTGVSSKLQNKHLQQEKCRFGQSSQKSPKQMLPRNSKHFPSSGETITPFPVRQAQSSVEFVDLKYSDMFKEINSSDKGPGIYEMFGTPAYSREPHGCENSSCRNVHSAPAGRRTAMKHKYNHLSAKKSGRIRNAQKKTCPKSHKNSLGIKQKEKDLGQRGVSGLEGCCQKQKESVIDPKREGQIKSAAPFHEDDDQQLPVPTEFTLPAQQNEVIPNSNLSTIEEVSLDHTSEAGDAFISKAFAINVQELLWPKVKVHAEYAPFLNYAKDTNELINVAQNKSLMQAKIGTTACLEDLDANQVLFCDDNQRNPAALCFSNRVNSPPPQSPEVEKVGLSTKRTCLPANSVSQEYPNTLICSEEITEDSFCCSVSELLSLDSADDNRLRIATKNADTVVQNGNTESKGNSAASVRNCKDFSPDFLESSRENRFLNVVTFSENNVASEGPILWTKGEILGKGAYGTVYCGLTSQGHLIAVKQVALSTCDQIGTEKEYQKLQYEVEILKNLTHINIVGYLGTSLEDNIVSIFMEFVPGGSISSIIHRFGPLPEIVFCKYTKQILQGVAYLHENCVVHRDIKGNNVMLMPNGVIKLIDFGCAKRLAYVSLTDAHSEPLKSVHGTPYWMAPEVIKESGYGRKSDIWSIGCTVFEMATGKPPLASMDRIAAMFYIGAHRGIMPSLPNHCSTKAADFVHLCFTRDQYERPTALQLLQHPFMI
- the MAP3K19 gene encoding mitogen-activated protein kinase kinase kinase 19 isoform X4, whose amino-acid sequence is MEKVFESTSYSTGFAPSTFADNLNLSPPVAFHPIRMVQLPPLEDKAKKNADCNNLPNILNHYSVPTKHTDPQSEDQNHKIITDGFTVFGDPHSVTLDNCHMTFRYSKAQETEPQFECGRYRADIGNEVSSGEMHQVLATFESLSITSKDCSFDHPDDYFSQSKVVHTAEKYECSPLGHQDSSKAKNWGKYFAKRSGSPKLQSNKAESSEVKPDPNERTKNTMNIEPGNTDMHSSLQSEVTEHHASVITIPNTLMVLEQSESSICTAINLGMMENVTVSEAAESNSTKATPISHITISSHEPDQISHVSRHSAQRKSMPTNLSHSFNIFAHKGSENCKVNSNRTTLALKASVCTKMPQDFILWGKSSIQHHANKVKNPTSHSQGLGLSHAKTGVSSKLQNKHLQQEKCRFGQSSQKSPKQMLPRNSKHFPSSGETITPFPVRQAQSSVEFVDLKYSDMFKEINSSDKGPGIYEMFGTPAYSREPHGCENSSCRNVHSAPAGRRTAMKHKYNHLSAKKSGRIRNAQKKTCPKSHKNSLGIKQKEKDLGQRGVSGLEGCCQKQKESVIDPKREGQIKSAAPFHEDDDQQLPVPTEFTLPAQQNEVIPNSNLSTIEEVSLDHTSEAGDAFISKAFAINVQELLWPKVKVHAEYAPFLNYAKDTNELINVAQNKSLMQAKIGTTACLEDLDANQVLFCDDNQRNPAALCFSNRVNSPPPQSPEVEKVGLSTKRTCLPANSVSQEYPNTLICSEEITEDSFCCSVSELLSLDSADDNRLRIATKNADTVVQNGNTESKGNSAASVRNCKDFSPDFLESSRENRFLNVVTFSENNVASEGPILWTKGEILGKGAYGTVYCGLTSQGHLIAVKQVALSTCDQIGTEKEYQKLQYEVEILKNLTHINIVGYLGTSLEDNIGPV